A genomic region of Choristoneura fumiferana chromosome 15, NRCan_CFum_1, whole genome shotgun sequence contains the following coding sequences:
- the LOC141435787 gene encoding nucleosome assembly protein 1-like 1 isoform X2, which translates to MGTVERAGDATSEVESGEEEEIVGGGELAQHLMKSGMTRNEMLAAITNRIHAEAIASLPPNVRRRLRALRSLQKEFVEVESKFYSEVHALECKYEKLYKPLFEKRAQIVNGAYEPTDEECLNPWRDETEEEELARAVQNAAITEGEDKDKKPEEVKPPAEPPMDPNVKGVPDFWFTIFRNVSMLCEMMQDHDEPILKTLLDIKVLMHEDPIGFTLEFHFAPNDYFTNTILTKEYSMKCKPDEENPLEFEGPEIYSCKGCEINWKKGKNVTVKTIKKKQKHKSRGSVRTVTKSVQADSFFNFFSPPAMPEDPNSTLASDIQALLTADFEIGHYIRERVVSRAVLLYTGEGLDDDDDDDYEEEEDSYSEEDSGTEEVSDADD; encoded by the exons ATGGGAACCGTGGAACGTGCCGGTGATGCGACCTCCGAAGTGGAATCTGGAGAAGAGGAAGAAATTGTCGGGGGCGGAGAATTGGCCCAGCACCTAATGAAGAG CGGCATGACTCGCAACGAGATGCTGGCAGCCATAACCAACCGCATCCACGCGGAGGCGATCGCGTCGCTGCCCCCCAACGTGCGCAGGCGTCTGCGCGCCCTGCGCTCGCTGCAGAAGGAGTTCGTCGAGGTCGAGTCCAAGTTCTACAGCGAGGTGCACGCGCTCGAATGCAAATATGAGAAGCTGTATAAGCCGCTGTTTGAAAAG CGCGCTCAAATCGTAAATGGCGCCTACGAGCCCACAGACGAGGAGTGCCTGAACCCCTGGCGCGACGAGACCGAAGAAGAGGAGCTCGCGCGAGCTGTCCAGAATGCCGCCATCACGGAAGGCGAAGATAAGGACAAGAAACCAGAGGAAGTGAAGCCACCCGCTGA GCCCCCAATGGACCCCAATGTCAAAGGAGTGCCCGACTTCTGGTTCACCATATTCAGAAACGTATCTATGCTGTGCGAAATGATGCAGGACCATGACGAGCCTATCCTTAAAACTTTGCTGGACATCAAAG TGCTAATGCATGAAGACCCTATTGGTTTCACACTAGAGTTCCATTTCGCGCCTAACGACTACTTCACAAACACCATACTCACCAAAGAGTACTCCATGAAATGCAAGCCTGACGAAGAGAACCCGTTAGAATTTGAGGGCCCTGAAATTTATTCCTGCAAG GGTTGTGAAATCAACTGGAAAAAGGGCAAGAACGTGACGGTGAAAACCATAAAGAAGAAGCAGAAGCATAAGTCGCGTGGGTCCGTCCGTACAGTGACCAAGTCTGTGCAGGCAGACTCCTTCTTCAATTTCTTCTCTCCGCCTGCCATGCCCGAGGATCCCAACTCCACTCTGGCCTCTGACATCCAG GCGTTGTTGACGGCTGATTTCGAGATCGGCCACTACATCCGCGAGCGCGTCGTATCGCGCGCCGTGCTGCTCTACACCGGTGAAGGCTTGGAcgatgacgacgatgatgacTACGAGGAAGAG GAGGATTCATATTCGGAGGAAGATTCCGGAACCGAGGAGGTTTCCGATGCAGACGACTGA
- the LOC141435787 gene encoding nucleosome assembly protein 1-like 1 isoform X1, with translation MGTVERAGDATSEVESGEEEEIVGGGELAQHLMKSGMTRNEMLAAITNRIHAEAIASLPPNVRRRLRALRSLQKEFVEVESKFYSEVHALECKYEKLYKPLFEKRAQIVNGAYEPTDEECLNPWRDETEEEELARAVQNAAITEGEDKDKKPEEVKPPAEPPMDPNVKGVPDFWFTIFRNVSMLCEMMQDHDEPILKTLLDIKVLMHEDPIGFTLEFHFAPNDYFTNTILTKEYSMKCKPDEENPLEFEGPEIYSCKGCEINWKKGKNVTVKTIKKKQKHKSRGSVRTVTKSVQADSFFNFFSPPAMPEDPNSTLASDIQALLTADFEIGHYIRERVVSRAVLLYTGEGLDDDDDDDYEEEEEEECSTEESEDEEPAPRRPRGKKPNNKTYQENPAECKQQ, from the exons ATGGGAACCGTGGAACGTGCCGGTGATGCGACCTCCGAAGTGGAATCTGGAGAAGAGGAAGAAATTGTCGGGGGCGGAGAATTGGCCCAGCACCTAATGAAGAG CGGCATGACTCGCAACGAGATGCTGGCAGCCATAACCAACCGCATCCACGCGGAGGCGATCGCGTCGCTGCCCCCCAACGTGCGCAGGCGTCTGCGCGCCCTGCGCTCGCTGCAGAAGGAGTTCGTCGAGGTCGAGTCCAAGTTCTACAGCGAGGTGCACGCGCTCGAATGCAAATATGAGAAGCTGTATAAGCCGCTGTTTGAAAAG CGCGCTCAAATCGTAAATGGCGCCTACGAGCCCACAGACGAGGAGTGCCTGAACCCCTGGCGCGACGAGACCGAAGAAGAGGAGCTCGCGCGAGCTGTCCAGAATGCCGCCATCACGGAAGGCGAAGATAAGGACAAGAAACCAGAGGAAGTGAAGCCACCCGCTGA GCCCCCAATGGACCCCAATGTCAAAGGAGTGCCCGACTTCTGGTTCACCATATTCAGAAACGTATCTATGCTGTGCGAAATGATGCAGGACCATGACGAGCCTATCCTTAAAACTTTGCTGGACATCAAAG TGCTAATGCATGAAGACCCTATTGGTTTCACACTAGAGTTCCATTTCGCGCCTAACGACTACTTCACAAACACCATACTCACCAAAGAGTACTCCATGAAATGCAAGCCTGACGAAGAGAACCCGTTAGAATTTGAGGGCCCTGAAATTTATTCCTGCAAG GGTTGTGAAATCAACTGGAAAAAGGGCAAGAACGTGACGGTGAAAACCATAAAGAAGAAGCAGAAGCATAAGTCGCGTGGGTCCGTCCGTACAGTGACCAAGTCTGTGCAGGCAGACTCCTTCTTCAATTTCTTCTCTCCGCCTGCCATGCCCGAGGATCCCAACTCCACTCTGGCCTCTGACATCCAG GCGTTGTTGACGGCTGATTTCGAGATCGGCCACTACATCCGCGAGCGCGTCGTATCGCGCGCCGTGCTGCTCTACACCGGTGAAGGCTTGGAcgatgacgacgatgatgacTACGAGGAAGAG GAGGAGGAGGAATGCTCGACTGAGGAAAGCGAGGACGAGGAACCTGCGCCGCGAAGGCCGCGGGGCAAGAAACCCAACAACAAGACTTACCAAGAAAACCCGGCTGAATGCAAGCAGCAGTAG